A genomic window from Silene latifolia isolate original U9 population chromosome Y, ASM4854445v1, whole genome shotgun sequence includes:
- the LOC141632581 gene encoding uncharacterized protein LOC141632581 yields the protein MTSITMGGFGFYGTLSLTVLGKSAQHIHCALLHHATQRRIEVTFVYAFNVRQDRKELWRQLQIISAKVAAPWICLGDFNVVLKMEERLGSDHIHLVDMQEFGQCLDSCGLADHPATGCQFTWNNKQGNGLRLAKLDRILASQQWFCSYPSTASFLNVGISDHSSCLVKLADNSHIRRNFRLKGFLKEIHVASFTNLPARATEAQQALLSCQAQLQTSPMDPLLHAKEKALLTEYLLIKKVELQALSQRAKVHELKSDDLGTRFFYARIATRKTRNNIGTILDDSGRLCTGTQEVAQGFVSYYESLLGTSSPVMPLPEDLFESNLVPTESCAYLVKLVLLREILDALKSIDRNKSPSIDGYSSGFFLDAWSEVGPDFKAVVLEFFQTGVMPRAVNSTMLVLIPKLDTPSTVRDFRPIACCTTFYKVVSKILANKLKATLDSVIGPEQAAFVVDRDIFDNTMVAHELVSKYGGAYLTPRCLLKVDIRKAFDSVNWEFLRNYDLLVFTRGDLPSVAAVASYLETFNRLSGLQANPSNTWFSSGDFPFRYLGLPLFNARITKDMYQPLLDKIKDKIMHWANKNLSYAGGMGIKEVLSWNSAQMTKWVWKLLFKPGWLWSRWVTQYILKGRDIWHAQSSISHSWYWNNVIKMKELLLEISGGPEQALALLVMCTSRLRFDVSLIYELIRPRSSVVSWAPLVYDKGCHPKHSFIGMLALHDKLPSIDQLISRGIMLINRCSLCLRQCENITHFFFNCEFSTQVWGIVVVRLHLQGGTFELQATVNALLNARRNSLHNAGFLAAIY from the exons ATGACTTCCATTACCATGGGAGGATTTGGATTTTATGGAACCCTCTCCCTTACTGTTCTAGGTAAATCTGCTCAGCATATTCACTGTGCTCTCCTTCACCATGCTACACAGAGGCGTATAGAGGTGACTTTTGTCTATGCTTTCAATGTTAGACAGGATAGGAAAGAGTTGTGGAGGCAACTTCAGATTATATCTGCTAAGGTTGCAGCACCTTGGATTTGTTTAGGGGATTTTAATGTTGTCCTTAAAATGGAGGAAAGATTGGGTAGTgatcatattcatcttgttgatatgcaagAGTTTGGGCAGTGTTTGGATTCTTGTGGGCTTGCTGATCACCCAGCTACTGGATGTCAGTTTACTTGGAATAATAAGCAGGGCAATGGACTCAGATTGGCTAAGTTAGATAGAATTCTTGCTTCTCAGCAGTGGTTCTGCAGCTACCCTTCTACGGCCTCATTTCTGAATGTTGGTATCTCTGACCACTCCTCTTGCCTTGTTAAACTTGCTGATAACAGTCATATTAGGAGGAACTTCAG ATTGAAGGGATTTCTGAAGGAGATCCATGTTGCCTCTTTCACAAACCTCCCTGCTAGAGCTACTGAAGCTCAGCAGGCTCTTCTCTCTTGTCAAGCTCAACTTCAGACCTCTCCCATGGACCCTCTACTTCATGCTAAGGAAAAAGCTCTTTTGACTGAGTACCTTCTGATTAAGAAAGTTGAACTTCAAGCTCTTTCCCAGAGAGCCAAAGTTCATGAGCTGAAATCTGATGATCTTGGTACTAGATTCTTCTATGCTAGGATTGCTACTAGGAAAACTAGAAATAACATTGGGACTATTTTGGATGATTCTGGGCGCTTATGCACTGGTACTCAGGAGGTTGCTCAGGGGTTTGTCTCCTACTATGAGTCTCTGCTGGGTACTTCTAGTCCTGTTATGCCTTTGCCTGAAGATCTGTTTGAGAGTAATTTAGTTCCTACTGAGAGTTGTGCATACCTGGTCAAGCTTGTGCTTCTTAGGGAAATACTGGATGCTCTTAAATCCATTGATAGAAACAAGAGCCCAAGCATAGATGGTTACTCTTCAGGGTTTTTCTTAGATGCCTGGTCTGAGGTGGGTCCTGATTTTAAAGCTGTTGTCCTAGAATTTTTCCAAACTGGTGTGATGCCTAGGGCTGTAAACTCTACTATGCTTGTGCTCATTCCCAAATTGGATACTCCTTCTACTGTTAGGGATTTTAGACCCATAGCTTGTTGTACAACTTTCTACAAGGTGGTTTCTAAAATTCTTGCTAACAAATTGAAGGCCACTCTTGACTCTGTCATTGGCCCTGAACAAGCTGCTTTTGTGGTTGATAGGGATATTTTTGATAATACTATGGTTGCTCACGAGCTGGTTTCCAAGTATGGCGGAGCTTATCTCACACCAAGATGCCTCCTTAAAGTGGATATCAGGAAGGCATTTGACTCTGTTAACTGGGAATTTCTGAGAAACT ATGATTTATTAGTCTTTACTAGAGGGGACCTGCCCTCTGTTGCTGCTGTTGCTTCTTATTTGGAGACTTTTAATAGGCTCTCTGGGTTGCAGGCTAATCCTTCTAACACTT GGTTTAGTTCTGGTGATTTCCCCTTTAGGTACCTGGGACTGCCTTTGTTTAATGCCAGAATTACAAAGGACATGTACCAGCCTCTCTTGGATAAAATTAAGGATAAAATCATGCACTGGGCTAACAAGAACCTGAGCTATGCAG GAGGTATGGGCATTAAGGAGGTTCTCAGTTGGAATTCTGCTCAGATGACTAAGTGGGTCTGGAAGCTTTTGTTCAAACCTGGTTGGTTATGGTCTCGTTGGGTTACTCAGTATATCCTCAAAGGGAGGGATATCTGGCACGCTCAGTCTAGCATCTCCCACTCTTGGTATTGGAATAATGTGATTAAAATGAAGGAGTTGCTGTTGGAGATTTCTGGTGGACCTGAGCAGGCTCTTGCTTTATTAGTCATGTGTACTTCTAGGCTGAGATTTGATGTCTCTCTCATTTATGAGCTTATCAGACCTCGTAGCAGTGTTGTTTCCTGGGCTCCCTTGGTGTATGACAAAGGCTGCCATCCAAAGCATTCTTTCATTGGGATGTTAGCTCTGCATGATAAACTCCCTTCTATTGATCAGCTTATTTCTCGAGGGATTATGTTGATTAATAGGTGTTCACTGTGTCTAAGACAATGTGAGAACATTACTCATTTTTTCTTTAACTGTGAGTTCTCAACACAGGTTTGGGGGATTGTTGTTGTCAGGTTGCATCTTCAGGGAGGTACCTTTGAACTGCAAGCTACTGTCAATGCTCTTCTTAATGCCAGGAGGAATAGTTTACATAATGCTGGttttttggctgccatttactag